A single region of the Anguilla rostrata isolate EN2019 chromosome 11, ASM1855537v3, whole genome shotgun sequence genome encodes:
- the ap4b1 gene encoding AP-4 complex subunit beta-1 gives MPYLGSEETARELKRALSNPNVQSDRLRYRNVILRVIRFMTQGLDMSPLYMEMVKASATVDIVQKKLVYLYMCTYAGLKPDLALLAINTLRKDCADPNPMVRGLALRNMCNLRMPGITEYIQQPVLNGLRDKASYVRRVAVLGCAKMQNLQPDAEIDGAVVNELYSMLRDQDPVVMVNCLRALEEVLKEEGGVVINKPIAHHLLNRLNDLDSWGQSEVLTFLLRYRPRDEDELFDVLNLLDGFLQSGDSGVMAATLRLFLQLAAAHPAVQADALGRGRGPLLAACTAHSRELRFAGLCHVQQVLRSLPAHFAAHYKKFFCSYSEPSYIKFRKMEILVELVNDENVPLVLEELQAYCTDVSPELAQAAIFAVGRIGRTYSERCLGILTGLLGLRQDHITSAVVQTFRDLVWLCPQCSPSVCTAVAGCEDCIQDSEGKQALIWLLGAHGDQISSAPYVLEEYIDGLKTELSPAVRQELLTATVRLFLARPAETQDMLGRLLHYCIEEESDMCVRDRALMCYRLLRCGAEEARRVLGGPTSDPSLGVILGRPDEPLDGWLPHFNTLQPLSSTAAAAARGGAEPTPKSSAEPPPTGAGAGEVVASDSADGGEAFSLTLEPVLSPEAFERHWLRLEPSLTQALPCPGPGSPPESLQAALQLVQIQALAFSRPGAEPWKAYLCTHGRGSLLLAELVRDTAAAADPPGLRLTVKQEPGDERALGGFVSVLRTVLQTVLQTAPADRP, from the exons GTTCATGACCCAGGGGCTGGACATGTCTCCGCTCTACATGGAGATGGTGAAGGCCAGTGCCACGGTGGACATTGTGCAGAAGAAGCTGGTCTACCTGTACATGTGCACCTACGCAGGCCTGAAGCCTGACCTGGCCCTGCTGGCCATCAACACCCTGCGCAAGGACTGCGCCGACCCCAACCCCATGGTGCGCGGCCTGGCTCTGAGGAACATGTGCAACCTCAG AATGCCTGGGATCACAGAATACATCCAGCAGCCGGTGCTGAATGGCCTGCGGGACAAAGCGTCCTACGTCCGCAGAGTGGCCGTGCTGGGCTGCGCCAAGATGCAAAACCTGCAGCCCGACGCAGAGATAG ATGGCGCCGTGGTGAACGAGCTGTACAGCATGCTGAGAGACCAGGACCCGGTGGTGATGGTGAACTGTCTCAGGGCCTTGGAGGAGGTGCTGAAGGAGGAAGGGGGCGTGGTCATAAACAAACCCATCGCCCACCACCTCCTCAACAG GCTGAATGACCTGGACAGCTGGGGGCAGAGCGAGGTCCTGACCTTCCTCCTGCGGTATCGCCCGAGGGACGAGGACGAGCTCTTCGACGTCCTCAACCTGCTGGACGGCTTCCTGCAGAGCGGGGACAGCGGCGTCATGGCCGCCACGCTCCGCCTCTTCCTGCAGCTGGCCGCCGCCCACCCCGCCGTGCAGGCCGACGCcctggggcggggccggggcccgCTGCTGGCCGCCTGCACCGCCCACTCGCGGGAGCTGCGATTCGCCGGCCTGTGCCACGTCCAGCAGGTCCTGCGGAGCCTCCCCGCCCACTTCGCCGCCCACTACAAGAAGTTCTTCTGCAGCTACTCCGAGCCCAGCTACATCAAGTTCCGCAAGATGGAGATCCTGGTGGAGCTGGTGAACGACGAGAACGTGCCGCtggtgctggaggagctgcaggcctACTGCACCGACGTCTCCCCCGAGCTGGCCCAGGCCGCCATCTTCGCCGTCG GTCGGATTGGTCGGACGTACAGCGAGAGGTGCCTGGGCATCCTCACAGGTCTGCTTGGCCTGAGGCAAGATCACATCACTTCAG CTGTGGTGCAGACGTTTCGGGACCTGGTGTGGCTCTGTCCCCAGTGCTCTCCCTCCGTGTGCACGGCGGTGGCGGGCTGTGAGGACTGCATTCAGGACAGCGAG GGGAAGCAGGCATTGATCTGGCTGCTGGGAGCCCACGGGGACCAGATCTCCAGCGCCCCCTACGTGCTGGAGGAGTACATCGACGGGCTGAAGACTGAGCTGTCTCCGGCGGTGAGGCAGGAGCTCCTGACCGCCACGGTGCGACTGTTCCTGGCCCGTCCCGCGGAGACCCAGGACATGCTGGGAAGGCTGCTGCATTACTGCATAG aggaggagagcgacATGTGCGTGCGCGACCGCGCCCTGATGTGCTACCGGCTGCTCCGCTGCGGGGCGGAGGAGGCCAGGCGCGTCCTGGGGGGCCCCACGTCCGACCCCTCCCTGGGCGTGATCTTGGGGCGCCCCGACGAGCCGCTGGACGGCTGGCTCCCCCACTTCAACACCCTGCAGCCCCTCTCcagcaccgccgccgccgccgccagggGGGGCGCCGAGCCCACGCCCAAAAGCTCCGCGGAGCCCCCACCGAcag GGGCAGGGGCCGGGGAGGTGGTTGCGTCGGACTCTGCGGACGGAGGGGAGGCCTTCTCCCTGACCCTGGAGCCCGTCCTGTCCCCCGAGGCCTTCGAGAGGCACTGGCTGCGGCTGGAGCCTTCGCTCACCCAGGCCCTGCCCTGCCCGGGGCCTGGCTCTCCCCCAGAGAGCCTGCAGGCCGCCCTGCAGCTGGTCCAAATCCAGGCCCTGGCTTTCAGCAGGCCCGGCGCCGAGCCCTGGAAGGCCTACCTGTGCACCCACGGCCGAGGCTCGCTCCTGCTAGCCGAGCTGGTGCGcgacaccgccgccgccgccgacccCCCCGGGCTCCGGCTGACCGTCAAACAGGAGCCGGGGGACGAGCGGGCCCTGGGCGGGTTTGTGTCGGTCCTGCGGACCGTGCTGCAGACCGTGCTCCAGACCGCCCCCGCCGACCGCCCCTGA